In one bacterium BMS3Abin11 genomic region, the following are encoded:
- a CDS encoding chromosome segregation protein: MIITHIKADNLLKYTHLELTDIPRQGVIAISGENESGKSTIGETVCFALFGRTFSIGEEEITRVIRWGESRCSVHLGFAIGDKDYEIARFLDNEGNHGARLYPAGEEEHPFAKGINAVSEALDGLLGYQFEEFVESFYLAQREITTPHPHSLAIKTMAGISALEKVADELSAGLKNEQRKQPDIDEQINAVEADIEALKIKPGKLNGLEIDLDTIRQRGSSLQKNNEALNKASQNYRNALPRYKSAQLIKRFAELFSFLSLAATVATGAAWYLFNRIPDSTYTSQLTVLIEQYVPLWRNQYISQLQLAFYVSALFILLFWLIRSVMKRKISILKKNCVLLAEQVQAASDALDLPVDQNSDSFVEPKADDSPENEEIINTETVDENSEKLTDSVQAETTIESSTESSIQSISTVDLSAIRKCKLSKDRTDVLVRNIREQLQNRLSAQQDTQEALESSLSNEQDRLAKADALMGVTSNLKEKLDEVKHRIQLREIAEELIIAATRHFSQRFNKDLREMASRTLPLFTEERYEHLHIGDDLSVRAFSSLKRDYMDLEEISSGTQRQIMLAVRLALSQELVNTTGGSDQFIFLDEPFAFFDETRTRNAMAILPKLSEEIRQIWVIAQSFPEDTQYDRAIVCSRKYDSLPQQES, from the coding sequence ATGATCATTACCCATATCAAAGCAGACAATCTTCTCAAATACACCCACCTTGAGCTTACTGACATCCCTCGTCAGGGTGTTATTGCCATTAGCGGCGAGAATGAATCCGGTAAAAGCACCATCGGTGAAACGGTTTGTTTTGCCCTGTTCGGACGCACCTTTTCTATCGGCGAAGAGGAAATCACGCGCGTTATCCGCTGGGGTGAGTCGCGCTGCAGTGTCCACCTGGGCTTTGCCATAGGTGACAAAGATTACGAGATTGCCCGCTTCCTCGATAACGAGGGTAATCACGGTGCACGTCTTTATCCTGCTGGTGAGGAAGAGCACCCTTTCGCAAAAGGCATCAATGCCGTCAGTGAGGCACTGGATGGCTTACTTGGTTATCAGTTTGAAGAATTTGTTGAATCCTTTTACCTGGCGCAACGTGAAATCACCACTCCCCACCCGCATAGCCTTGCGATTAAGACCATGGCCGGTATCTCGGCACTGGAAAAGGTGGCGGATGAATTGTCTGCTGGCTTGAAGAATGAGCAGCGCAAACAACCAGATATCGATGAACAGATTAATGCGGTTGAGGCAGATATTGAGGCACTGAAGATTAAACCGGGAAAACTGAATGGACTGGAAATAGACCTCGATACAATCAGACAGCGTGGAAGCTCTCTGCAAAAGAATAATGAAGCCCTGAACAAAGCCTCACAGAACTATCGCAATGCCCTGCCCCGCTATAAATCAGCACAATTAATAAAACGTTTCGCAGAATTGTTTTCTTTTTTATCCCTGGCTGCCACCGTAGCTACAGGTGCGGCCTGGTATTTGTTCAATAGAATACCTGACTCAACATACACCAGCCAGCTTACTGTTTTGATTGAGCAATATGTCCCTCTATGGAGAAATCAGTACATCTCTCAACTGCAACTGGCATTTTATGTTTCAGCCTTATTTATACTGCTATTCTGGTTGATCAGATCAGTGATGAAGAGAAAGATTTCCATATTGAAAAAGAACTGCGTACTGTTGGCAGAGCAGGTACAGGCGGCCAGCGATGCACTTGATCTTCCTGTTGATCAGAATTCGGATTCTTTTGTTGAACCCAAAGCTGATGATTCTCCAGAAAACGAAGAAATAATTAATACTGAAACTGTAGATGAGAACTCTGAGAAATTGACTGATTCGGTGCAAGCTGAGACAACAATTGAAAGTAGTACAGAGAGTAGTATTCAGTCTATAAGTACGGTTGATCTGTCTGCCATTCGTAAGTGCAAACTTAGTAAGGATAGAACCGATGTGTTAGTCAGGAATATACGGGAGCAATTACAAAATAGATTGTCGGCACAACAAGACACTCAGGAAGCGCTGGAATCATCGCTCAGTAATGAGCAGGACAGACTTGCAAAGGCCGATGCACTAATGGGGGTCACCAGCAATCTGAAGGAGAAACTGGATGAAGTAAAGCACCGTATCCAGCTGCGCGAAATCGCAGAAGAACTCATCATCGCCGCTACCCGACATTTCTCACAACGATTTAACAAGGATTTACGTGAAATGGCCAGCCGCACCCTGCCCTTATTTACTGAGGAACGCTATGAACATTTGCATATAGGTGACGACCTCAGCGTGCGTGCGTTCTCCAGCCTTAAACGTGATTATATGGATCTGGAAGAAATTTCCAGCGGTACACAACGTCAGATAATGCTTGCCGTCAGGCTTGCCCTGTCACAGGAACTGGTGAATACCACAGGTGGCAGCGACCAGTTCATCTTTCTGGATGAACCTTTTGCTTTTTTCGACGAAACCCGCACCCGAAATGCAATGGCGATTCTACCTAAACTTAGCGAAGAAATACGACAGATATGGGTAATTGCACAGTCATTCCCAGAAGATACACAGTACGATCGGGCAATTGTTTGCTCCCGCAAATACGACAGTTTGCCACAGCAAGAGAGTTGA
- the csd gene encoding putative cysteine desulfurase: MSLTEVELDSLLTYEFPVRNNLIYLNHAAVSPLPRRCGDTVKSFVDEYVHLGTKNYLEWSEHADQLHADLAIFINASSTDEIALLKNTSEGISVVAMGFPWVSGDTVLSSNEEFPSNRIPWQALADQGVQFKEIPLRQAGKSPEQALIDAMEDTTRMLAISAVQYASGLRLDLETLGKACLERDIAFCVDAIQILGALPVDVEAANIDFLMADSHKWLLGPEGIALFYCRKKWQGMINLFQYGWHMTENYGDFDIKTWRPAASSRRFECGTPNILGIRGFAASLSLINDIGIERIERRILGHTELMHEFIVKSSNLDAIYTDKASMKSGIVTFRHHNCPAPQLFKYLREQNIMCAERGGGVRFSPHVYNTDEEIINALIIANDFSN; the protein is encoded by the coding sequence ATGTCATTAACAGAAGTAGAACTGGATAGTCTACTCACATATGAATTCCCGGTGCGCAATAACCTCATCTATCTGAATCATGCAGCAGTTTCCCCGCTTCCGCGGCGTTGTGGTGACACCGTTAAATCTTTCGTTGATGAATACGTACATCTTGGCACGAAGAACTACCTGGAATGGTCAGAACATGCCGATCAACTTCACGCCGATCTTGCTATTTTTATTAATGCTTCATCGACAGATGAGATTGCCCTGCTGAAAAACACCTCTGAAGGTATTTCTGTTGTCGCTATGGGTTTCCCCTGGGTGTCTGGTGACACCGTATTAAGCAGTAATGAAGAATTCCCATCCAACCGCATACCGTGGCAGGCATTGGCCGATCAGGGTGTCCAGTTTAAGGAAATTCCCCTCAGACAGGCTGGGAAAAGCCCTGAACAGGCTCTTATTGACGCCATGGAAGACACCACCAGGATGCTGGCTATCAGCGCCGTCCAATACGCCAGTGGTCTGCGTCTGGATCTGGAAACACTCGGAAAAGCCTGTCTGGAGCGTGATATAGCTTTTTGTGTTGATGCGATTCAGATACTGGGGGCCCTGCCTGTAGATGTAGAGGCCGCAAATATCGATTTTTTGATGGCTGACAGCCATAAATGGCTTTTAGGACCTGAAGGCATCGCCCTGTTCTATTGCCGAAAAAAATGGCAAGGCATGATAAATCTCTTTCAATATGGCTGGCATATGACTGAAAATTATGGGGATTTTGATATCAAAACCTGGCGGCCAGCAGCAAGTTCACGACGTTTTGAGTGTGGCACCCCGAACATACTTGGTATTCGTGGTTTTGCCGCGTCATTATCATTGATCAATGATATTGGTATAGAAAGGATCGAACGGCGAATACTGGGCCATACAGAGCTTATGCATGAATTTATCGTTAAAAGTAGCAATCTTGATGCTATATATACGGATAAAGCATCAATGAAGTCAGGAATAGTCACATTCAGGCACCATAACTGCCCTGCTCCACAATTGTTCAAATACCTGCGTGAGCAAAACATCATGTGTGCAGAAAGAGGTGGTGGCGTGAGGTTTTCACCACATGTTTATAATACAGATGAAGAAATTATAAATGCACTTATAATAGCAAATGATTTCAGTAATTGA
- a CDS encoding molybdate ABC transporter periplasmic molybdate-binding protein — protein sequence MLKAVFVGRMATLSVFFGALIFMSAPVLAGKDVGKGDDHRTFHSNGKIDYGKVGDSYSADLVMYLAGNQFMVMQDLIGAFQKRNPDIKSIFVETIPPGQILKGQILKQGEIAGQKIAMNPDLFASVNVNHLKKLHTKEMMNDFMIYTHNKLALEVLKGNPKHIKGPKDLARDDIVVTLPNPLTEGIFKFYGSQMLKDLGIYEKVTGDKKCKSCWAIKGKTWFTSRHHRETPIRLLEGKTDVGVVWVTEIIYQQEIGRKIEGVDIPAPYNMEHKVGYAIGALKSGHNPYNAMRYLAFLGTDEAQNIYAKHGFIKATQEELRLKPLPLVAKK from the coding sequence ATGTTAAAAGCAGTTTTTGTTGGCCGTATGGCGACCCTATCTGTGTTTTTTGGAGCGCTCATTTTTATGAGTGCTCCCGTATTGGCCGGCAAAGATGTCGGCAAAGGCGACGACCACCGGACGTTTCATTCCAATGGCAAGATCGACTATGGCAAAGTTGGCGATTCCTATAGTGCAGATTTGGTCATGTACCTGGCGGGCAACCAGTTTATGGTTATGCAGGATCTGATCGGCGCTTTCCAGAAGCGTAACCCGGACATCAAGTCGATTTTTGTGGAAACCATACCACCGGGGCAGATTCTCAAAGGGCAGATTCTCAAACAAGGCGAAATCGCAGGGCAGAAAATCGCCATGAACCCTGATCTGTTCGCTAGCGTCAACGTCAACCACCTCAAAAAGTTACACACCAAGGAAATGATGAACGATTTTATGATTTACACTCATAACAAGCTGGCGCTGGAAGTATTGAAAGGTAACCCCAAACATATCAAAGGCCCGAAAGATTTAGCCCGTGACGATATTGTAGTGACCCTGCCGAACCCGCTGACTGAGGGTATATTTAAGTTTTATGGTTCTCAAATGCTGAAGGATCTTGGCATCTACGAAAAAGTGACCGGTGACAAAAAGTGTAAAAGCTGCTGGGCCATTAAAGGTAAGACCTGGTTTACGTCGCGCCACCACCGGGAAACACCGATCCGTTTACTGGAAGGCAAGACGGATGTCGGTGTGGTATGGGTGACGGAGATCATTTATCAGCAGGAGATTGGCCGCAAGATCGAAGGCGTGGATATTCCTGCACCTTATAATATGGAGCACAAAGTTGGCTATGCTATCGGTGCCTTAAAAAGTGGCCACAATCCCTATAATGCCATGCGTTACCTGGCTTTTCTGGGGACCGATGAGGCGCAGAATATTTATGCCAAACACGGTTTCATCAAAGCCACCCAGGAAGAGCTACGGTTAAAGCCACTGCCGTTGGTCGCCAAAAAATAA
- a CDS encoding sodium Bile acid symporter family protein, producing the protein MNVQCETTVNKAEDAEMGLFERYLTAWVLLCIVIGILLGHFFSDTFYEIGSLEIAKVNLPVAVLVWLMITPMLLKIDLRALKGVGQHWRGVTVTLFVNWAVKPFSMAALAWLFIGWLFRDWLPADQIDSYIAGLIILAAAPCTAMVFVWSHLMKGEQHFTLSQVALNDVIMLFAFAPVVGLLLGLSAIVVPWDTLLLSVLVYIVIPLTLASLWRRWLLKQENGEIRLQRLLDRLHPVSLIALLTTLILLFGFQGEQIIKQPLIILLLAVPILIQVFFNSGLAYLLNRAVRSPHCVAGPSALIGASNFFELAVATAIALFGFGSGAALATVVGVLIEVPVMLIAVKVVNRSRGWYESRDGIMLHEQCCPDNGQFSASR; encoded by the coding sequence ATGAACGTACAATGTGAAACAACGGTAAATAAAGCAGAAGATGCTGAAATGGGGCTGTTTGAGCGATACCTCACTGCCTGGGTATTGCTGTGTATAGTTATTGGTATCCTGCTTGGACATTTTTTTAGTGATACTTTCTATGAAATTGGTAGCCTTGAGATTGCTAAAGTCAATCTTCCTGTCGCTGTGCTGGTCTGGCTGATGATCACCCCTATGCTGTTGAAGATCGATTTGCGTGCATTAAAAGGGGTAGGGCAGCACTGGCGCGGTGTTACTGTTACCTTATTTGTTAACTGGGCAGTAAAGCCCTTTTCCATGGCCGCACTGGCCTGGTTGTTTATCGGTTGGCTGTTTCGTGACTGGTTGCCAGCTGATCAAATCGACAGCTACATTGCCGGACTTATCATCCTGGCAGCCGCACCTTGTACTGCCATGGTTTTTGTCTGGAGCCATCTAATGAAAGGTGAGCAACATTTCACCCTGTCCCAGGTAGCACTCAATGATGTAATCATGTTATTTGCCTTTGCCCCGGTTGTCGGGTTGCTGTTGGGTTTATCTGCTATCGTTGTGCCATGGGATACGCTGCTACTATCTGTACTGGTCTATATCGTTATACCACTGACCTTAGCAAGTCTATGGCGCAGGTGGTTACTGAAACAGGAAAATGGAGAAATACGGTTACAGCGACTACTAGATAGACTGCATCCGGTCTCACTGATTGCCTTACTTACAACCCTTATCTTGCTGTTTGGTTTTCAGGGAGAACAGATAATCAAACAGCCTTTAATCATTCTATTGCTGGCTGTACCCATACTTATCCAGGTATTTTTTAACTCTGGTCTGGCCTATCTGCTGAACCGGGCAGTACGCTCGCCGCACTGTGTTGCCGGGCCATCCGCTCTCATCGGCGCAAGTAATTTCTTTGAACTGGCTGTGGCTACAGCTATTGCATTATTCGGTTTTGGCTCGGGTGCTGCACTTGCCACTGTTGTCGGTGTACTCATTGAAGTGCCGGTAATGCTGATTGCAGTTAAGGTGGTCAATCGTAGCCGTGGTTGGTACGAAAGCCGTGACGGCATTATGCTTCATGAACAGTGCTGCCCAGACAATGGTCAGTTCTCTGCCAGTAGATAA
- the arsC1 gene encoding arsenate-mycothiol transferase ArsC1: MNILFLCTGNSCRSQMAEGWGKQYAPTGWNITSAGIEEHGKNLHTIKVMAEAGIDISNQKSTRLTDEMLNQADLVITVCGHADEHCPVLPAGTRKEHWPLDDPAKASGTVDENLDVFRATRDEVHQRVKDLIARKYP; encoded by the coding sequence ATGAACATACTATTTCTTTGTACCGGCAATTCCTGTCGCTCACAGATGGCTGAAGGTTGGGGCAAACAGTATGCTCCCACAGGTTGGAATATCACCTCTGCAGGTATTGAGGAGCATGGCAAGAACCTGCATACCATCAAGGTTATGGCAGAAGCAGGTATTGACATTTCGAATCAGAAATCGACTCGCCTGACTGATGAAATGCTTAATCAGGCCGATCTGGTGATTACCGTCTGCGGTCATGCGGATGAACATTGCCCGGTTTTGCCTGCAGGAACCCGCAAGGAGCACTGGCCTTTAGATGATCCGGCAAAGGCAAGCGGTACAGTAGATGAAAACCTTGATGTTTTTCGAGCTACGCGTGATGAAGTTCACCAGCGTGTAAAAGATTTAATTGCCAGGAAGTATCCGTAG
- the aseR gene encoding HTH-type transcriptional repressor AseR codes for MNIESEQFFNALSHPLRLRSLLLLQAEGELCVCELIYALGVSQPMISRHLAHLREWQIVSDRRQGLWVYYRLNDELPEWMMQVMAVTAKGVAGELPYDEDRTTLTDMPNRPSAACCA; via the coding sequence ATGAACATTGAATCAGAACAATTCTTTAACGCACTTTCTCATCCGCTGCGCTTACGTTCGCTACTGCTGTTGCAGGCGGAAGGGGAGTTGTGTGTCTGCGAGCTTATTTATGCTCTCGGGGTTTCGCAGCCAATGATTTCTCGTCACCTCGCCCATCTCCGTGAATGGCAAATAGTTAGCGACCGCCGACAGGGGCTATGGGTCTACTACCGTTTGAACGACGAGTTACCCGAATGGATGATGCAGGTAATGGCTGTCACAGCAAAGGGGGTTGCTGGCGAGTTACCGTATGATGAAGACCGAACCACTCTGACAGATATGCCAAACCGCCCAAGTGCTGCGTGCTGTGCATAA
- the merR gene encoding mercuric resistance operon regulatory protein, with protein sequence MNKPLTIGHIAQNAGVNVETIRYYQRIGILIEPAKPVEGYRIYPSDTVDRIRFIKRAQQLGFSLQEITELLELGDGHCDDVRHRAEEKRTIIDQQIKDLQNLQETLDTLIQACQCDGDTSHCPIVETLAGK encoded by the coding sequence ATGAATAAACCTCTCACGATTGGTCATATCGCCCAGAATGCCGGTGTAAATGTGGAAACCATACGCTACTACCAGCGTATTGGCATACTTATCGAACCTGCTAAACCAGTAGAAGGTTATCGAATCTATCCATCTGATACAGTTGATCGTATTCGTTTTATTAAGCGAGCGCAGCAACTGGGGTTTAGTCTGCAGGAGATAACGGAACTATTGGAACTTGGTGACGGACATTGTGATGATGTCCGACACCGCGCCGAAGAAAAACGAACCATCATTGATCAGCAAATCAAGGATCTCCAGAACCTGCAAGAAACGCTGGATACCCTAATCCAGGCCTGCCAGTGTGATGGCGACACTAGTCATTGCCCCATTGTTGAAACACTGGCAGGGAAATAG
- a CDS encoding merT mercuric transport protein encodes MTEQTPTTTPDVVSDTTSETMPDSAPKTGMATMVTAAAATIGASLCCIGPLVLLSLGIGGAWVSSLTALTPYRPYFIGITLLFLFLAFRKLYLVPRSCKPGAVCAIPGTLRNQRIIFWVVTVILVALLTFPYYGTIFFE; translated from the coding sequence ATGACTGAACAAACACCTACCACAACACCGGACGTAGTTTCTGATACAACTTCAGAGACCATGCCCGACTCAGCACCGAAGACCGGCATGGCAACCATGGTCACTGCAGCCGCTGCCACCATCGGTGCATCTCTGTGTTGCATCGGCCCGCTGGTTCTTTTATCACTGGGTATCGGTGGCGCCTGGGTCAGCAGTCTGACAGCACTTACGCCCTATCGGCCCTATTTTATTGGCATAACTCTGTTATTTCTGTTCCTGGCATTTCGCAAACTATATCTGGTGCCGAGAAGTTGCAAGCCTGGAGCTGTCTGCGCCATCCCCGGCACACTGCGCAACCAACGCATTATTTTCTGGGTTGTCACCGTAATTCTGGTCGCGCTTCTTACCTTCCCCTATTACGGCACTATTTTCTTTGAATAG
- the merP gene encoding mercuric transport protein periplasmic component precursor, producing MLKRITLPFFLVLSLLASINTVYAAEPQTVVLDIPNMTCNFCPITIRKALNKVDGVIEAKASFDTKTATVTFDPAKTNIEELIKATTNAGYPATVKK from the coding sequence ATGCTTAAACGAATAACACTGCCCTTCTTCCTGGTACTGTCTCTACTGGCAAGTATCAACACTGTTTACGCTGCCGAACCCCAAACAGTGGTGCTGGACATACCCAACATGACCTGTAACTTTTGTCCAATCACCATTCGTAAAGCATTAAATAAAGTCGATGGTGTCATCGAAGCTAAAGCGAGTTTTGATACAAAAACTGCCACTGTTACCTTCGATCCAGCTAAAACCAATATAGAAGAATTAATCAAGGCGACTACCAATGCCGGTTATCCCGCGACAGTAAAGAAATAG
- the merA_1 gene encoding mercuric reductase, whose translation MTKLPDDKSLHIVIIGSGSGAFAAAIKAVERGARVTFIEGGDVIGGTCVNVGCVPSKILIRGANIAYIQAHHNFAGIPFNTPNIDRKQMVAQQQKMVETLRHTKYEAIIESNPDINLMRGMASFKNASTLIVKNNDGSGKEVFADRFLLAVGARPMIPAIDGLDNTPYWTSTEALIAKNIPDHLVILGGSVVALELAQAFHHLGSKVTVMARSTLLSKKDPEIGDGLKTAFEGEGINIELHTVPITIHHDGNAFTVSTETGDVVCDQLLIATGRQSNADSLALENAGVEISNSSNILIDDHMRTNVKHIYAAGDCTNQPQYVYVAAAAGTRAAINMTAGDKALDLSTMPAVVFTDPQVATVGLDEQQAKNHGLDVESRKLGLENIPRALANMDTRGFIKLVAEKDSGQIVGCQVLAKEGGEIIQTAALAIRNHMTIEELADQLFPYLTMVEGLKLTAQTFYKDIKELSCCAG comes from the coding sequence ATGACTAAATTACCTGATGATAAAAGCCTGCACATTGTCATAATCGGTAGCGGCTCAGGGGCATTTGCCGCTGCTATTAAGGCTGTCGAGCGTGGTGCACGCGTGACCTTTATTGAGGGGGGGGATGTGATTGGCGGTACCTGTGTCAATGTCGGTTGTGTGCCATCAAAGATACTCATTCGTGGTGCCAATATTGCCTACATTCAGGCACATCACAATTTTGCAGGTATCCCATTTAATACTCCCAACATCGATCGCAAGCAGATGGTGGCGCAGCAACAGAAAATGGTCGAAACGCTGCGTCATACCAAATATGAAGCCATTATCGAGAGCAATCCCGATATTAATCTAATGCGAGGCATGGCTAGCTTTAAAAATGCCAGCACGCTGATTGTAAAAAATAATGACGGGTCGGGAAAAGAGGTATTTGCTGATCGTTTTTTACTCGCTGTTGGCGCACGACCGATGATTCCAGCAATTGATGGACTGGACAACACCCCCTACTGGACATCAACTGAAGCCCTGATAGCCAAGAACATTCCTGATCATCTGGTAATACTGGGTGGTTCAGTCGTAGCGCTGGAACTGGCACAGGCATTTCATCATCTTGGCTCTAAAGTCACAGTAATGGCCCGCAGTACCCTGTTGTCAAAAAAGGATCCGGAAATTGGTGATGGCCTTAAGACAGCTTTTGAAGGCGAAGGCATTAATATTGAATTACATACCGTACCAATTACTATCCATCATGACGGTAATGCTTTTACCGTAAGCACTGAAACAGGCGATGTAGTTTGTGACCAGTTACTGATTGCAACCGGTCGCCAGTCAAATGCCGATAGTCTGGCGCTAGAAAATGCAGGAGTAGAAATCAGCAATAGCAGCAATATTCTCATTGATGATCACATGCGGACAAATGTAAAACATATTTATGCGGCTGGTGACTGCACCAATCAACCACAGTATGTTTATGTTGCAGCAGCTGCCGGAACCCGTGCTGCCATCAACATGACTGCTGGTGACAAGGCTCTCGATTTATCCACCATGCCGGCGGTAGTCTTCACTGATCCACAGGTTGCTACGGTCGGTCTGGATGAGCAACAGGCAAAAAACCATGGACTGGATGTTGAGAGCCGGAAGCTTGGGCTGGAAAATATACCTCGTGCCCTGGCCAACATGGATACGCGCGGATTCATTAAACTGGTAGCAGAAAAAGACAGTGGGCAGATTGTCGGTTGCCAGGTATTGGCAAAGGAAGGCGGAGAAATTATTCAGACTGCTGCCCTTGCGATCCGTAATCACATGACTATTGAAGAACTGGCGGATCAACTCTTCCCTTACCTGACCATGGTGGAAGGACTGAAATTAACGGCACAAACCTTTTACAAGGATATAAAAGAATTATCCTGCTGTGCAGGCTAA
- the resA_1 gene encoding thiol-disulfide oxidoreductase ResA — protein MVSINMNNRIYKSLSIALVLILTNFLNIQGVSAAQTLTEVKGKPAAVNFKLEDQEGKFIQLTDYKGKVVIVNFWATWCPPCRKEMPSMQRAWEKLQKEDIVMLAINIGEDSDAIFTFTAEYPVDFPLLMDKTSSVSREWHVRGLPSTYVIDPQGRIIYQAIGGREWDAPEILEKIRKLKK, from the coding sequence ATGGTAAGCATAAACATGAACAATCGTATATATAAATCACTGTCCATAGCTTTAGTCCTTATCCTGACTAACTTCCTGAATATTCAGGGTGTGTCAGCTGCCCAGACTTTGACAGAGGTGAAGGGTAAACCAGCCGCTGTAAACTTCAAGCTGGAGGATCAGGAAGGAAAATTCATCCAACTGACGGACTATAAAGGCAAGGTGGTGATAGTCAATTTCTGGGCAACCTGGTGTCCGCCTTGCCGAAAGGAAATGCCATCCATGCAACGAGCATGGGAGAAGCTGCAGAAAGAAGACATAGTTATGCTTGCCATTAATATTGGAGAAGACAGTGATGCCATATTTACCTTTACAGCTGAGTACCCGGTGGATTTCCCACTGCTGATGGACAAAACATCAAGTGTTTCCAGAGAATGGCATGTACGCGGCCTGCCCTCGACTTATGTCATTGACCCGCAAGGGAGAATTATCTATCAGGCGATAGGTGGGCGTGAATGGGATGCACCTGAGATACTTGAGAAGATCAGGAAGTTGAAAAAATAG
- the ytrF gene encoding ABC transporter permease YtrF precursor, with translation MTSTTYTLAWRNIWRHPRRTLLTISAMVFADVLLVFMLGLQLGQYRMMIDNSLALVSGQMQVQVAGYLDDPQMYRSIPEADQLAVQIRKAIDLEAVSPRAYGFALVSSEKRTLGVQISGVEPYYEQLISTIPGLISSGRYLSSASANEAVIGSTLARNLKLAAGDELTLLGSGRDGSMAAAVLPVVGIFNTGNREIDRQIIAIPLNSFRQIFSMGNDAHSIIIGGQRDREEQYKKAISTLIKDRDKLVLLDWETLLPGLKQVIEADFFSAWFMYAVLIILVAFSMLNTILMSVLERTHEFGILLALGVRHSKLGRIILTESTLLALTGMVIGIVAGSLLTFYFSKTGISYPGMEEMSARFNLPPLILPEVSLRTVIPGPLAVFLASVLSSLYPVWHMRKLNPVQAMQAA, from the coding sequence ATGACCAGTACAACATACACTCTCGCATGGAGGAATATCTGGCGTCACCCTCGCCGAACGCTACTAACAATAAGCGCAATGGTTTTTGCGGATGTCCTGCTGGTGTTTATGCTGGGTCTACAACTTGGTCAATACCGCATGATGATAGATAATTCACTCGCCCTTGTCAGCGGCCAGATGCAGGTGCAAGTTGCAGGCTATCTTGATGATCCTCAGATGTATCGCTCTATCCCGGAAGCAGACCAACTGGCAGTACAAATTAGAAAGGCCATTGACCTGGAAGCTGTCTCACCCAGGGCATATGGTTTCGCACTTGTTTCCTCCGAGAAGCGCACACTCGGTGTACAAATCTCTGGAGTTGAACCGTATTATGAGCAGCTGATATCTACCATACCGGGTCTAATCTCGTCAGGTCGTTATCTATCCTCGGCCAGTGCAAATGAAGCTGTTATCGGCAGCACCCTGGCACGAAATTTAAAACTCGCTGCAGGCGATGAACTGACTTTGCTAGGCAGTGGACGTGATGGTTCGATGGCCGCAGCAGTGCTGCCTGTAGTGGGTATATTCAATACCGGAAACCGCGAAATTGACCGGCAGATAATTGCTATTCCACTGAATAGCTTTCGTCAGATTTTTTCCATGGGCAATGATGCCCACAGCATTATCATCGGTGGGCAGCGTGACAGGGAAGAACAGTATAAGAAGGCTATTTCTACTCTGATAAAAGACCGTGACAAACTCGTACTGCTAGACTGGGAAACATTGCTGCCAGGACTTAAACAGGTTATCGAAGCAGATTTCTTCAGTGCATGGTTCATGTATGCTGTGCTGATTATTCTTGTTGCCTTCAGCATGCTAAATACCATTTTGATGTCTGTACTTGAACGCACCCACGAGTTTGGCATCCTGCTGGCTCTCGGTGTCAGGCATAGCAAACTGGGTAGAATTATTCTTACTGAATCTACGCTACTAGCACTGACGGGCATGGTTATCGGCATTGTTGCCGGTTCGCTACTGACATTCTATTTTTCAAAAACAGGCATTAGCTACCCCGGTATGGAAGAGATGTCCGCACGTTTCAACCTGCCACCATTAATACTGCCGGAGGTCTCATTGCGTACCGTGATTCCCGGACCCCTGGCAGTTTTTCTTGCCAGTGTGCTGTCGTCACTCTATCCCGTCTGGCACATGCGAAAACTTAATCCTGTCCAGGCCATGCAGGCAGCATAA